The following are encoded together in the Mycteria americana isolate JAX WOST 10 ecotype Jacksonville Zoo and Gardens chromosome 2, USCA_MyAme_1.0, whole genome shotgun sequence genome:
- the NR1D2 gene encoding nuclear receptor subfamily 1 group D member 2, whose protein sequence is MEVSAGGVIAYISSSSSASSPASCHSESSDSGFQSSSSPVPSSPNSSSSESGCNGRSSEGSDGAPKSDRLEETIKTNQSSVAGLTKGHNGVTKFNGMVLLCKVCGDVASGFHYGVHACEGCKGFFRRSIQQNIQYKKCLKNNNCSIMRMNRNRCQQCRFKKCLSVGMSRDAVRFGRIPKREKQRMLIEMQSAMKTMMNSQFSSHLPNEALTEHQDQAPQEDLSSKPKQERETIKSPSPPPSADMAKEEVIGMVTRAHKDTFMYNQEQSQNPAELMQSQSGERVSKNTEQYILSSEHCVSGLGGPQYPESEQHLGGQYKGRSAMHYPSGHAMCFPNGHCMNFTGGYAQRLCDRIPEDGFSPNKNTTYSCSTGGRMHLVCPMSKTPHVDPNKSGHEVWEEFSLSFTPAVKEVVEFAKRIPGFRDLSQHDQVNLLKAGTFEVLMVRFASLFDAKERTVTFLSGKKYSVDDLHSMGAGDLLNSMFEFSEKLNALQLSDEEMSLFTAVVLVSADRSGIENVNSVEALQETLIRALRTLIMKNHPNEASIFTKLLLKLPDLRSLNNMHSEELLAFKVHP, encoded by the exons ATGGAAGTCAGCGCGG GGGGTGTGATAGCTTACATCAGCTCTTCAAGCTCGGCATCTAGCCCAGCCTCATGTCACAGCGAGAGCTCAGACAGCGGTTTCCAGTCGTCCTCTTCGCCTGTACCATCTTCTCCAAACAGCTCCTCCTCGGAAAGCGGCTGCAACGGCCGGAGCAGCGAGGGCTCTGATGGGGCACCGAAGAGCGATCGGCTGGAGGAGACTATTAAAACAAACCAGTCGAGTGTTGCTGGTTTGACAAAAGGCCATAATGGAGTCACAA AATTTAATGGCATGGTTCTTCTTTGCAAAGTCTGTGGAGATGTCGCTTCAGGATTTCATTATGGTGTTCATGCCTGTGAGGGCTGCAAG ggTTTTTTCAGAAGAAGCATTCAGCAAAACATCCAGTATAAGAAGTGCTTGAAGAATAACAACTGTTCTATAATGAGAATGAATAGGAACAGATGCCAGCAGTGTCGTTTCAAAAAATGCCTCTCTGTTGGGATGTCAAGAGACG CTGTTCGATTTGGCCGTATTCCCAAACGTGAAAAACAGAGGATGCTGATTGAAATGCAGAGTGCCATGAAAACCATGATGAACAGTCAGTTCAGCAGTCACTTACCCAATGAAGCGTTAACAGAACATCAAGATCAGGCACCTCAAGAAGACCTTTCCTCCAAGCCCAAACAAGAGCGGGAAACCATCAAAAGCCCTTCTCCCCCTCCTAGCGCTGACATGGCTAAGGAAGAAGTGATTGGTATGGTCACTAGGGCCCACAAAGACACTTTCATGTACAACCAAGAACAGTCTCAAAACCCAGCAGAGCTGATGCAGTCCCAGAGTGGGGAGAGAGTGTCAAAGAACACTGAGCAGTACATCTTGAGCAGCGAGCACTGTGTTAGTGGGCTCGGTGGCCCTCAGTACCCTGAAAGTGAGCAGCACCTTGGTGGACAGTACAAAGGGAGAAGTGCAATGCATTATCCAAGTGGACACGCCATGTGTTTCCCAAATGGCCACTGTATGAACTTCACCGGTGGTTATGCTCAGCGACTGTGTGATAGGATCCCAGAAGACGGCTTTTCTCCAAACAAGAATACCACTTACTCTTGCAGCACTGGAGGAAGAATGCATCTG GTCTGCCCAATGAGTAAGACCCCCCATGTGGACCCAAACAAGTCTGGCCATGAAGTCTGGGAAGAGTTTTCCCTAAGTTTTACACCTGCGGTGAAGGAAGTGGTGGAGTTTGCCAAGCGCATCCCAGGTTTCCGAGATCTCTCCCAACATGACCAGGTTAATCTTCTGAAGGCTGGGACCTTTGAG gTTTTAATGGTACGGTTTGCATCTTTGTTTGATGCAAAGGAACGTACCGTCACCTTCCTGAGTGGAAAGAAGTACAGTGTGGATGACTTGCATTCAATGGGAGCTGGTGATCTGCTCAACTCAATGTTTGAATTTAGTGAGAAACTAAATGCCCTGCAACTTAGTGATGAGGAAATGAGTTTGTTTACAGCGGTTGTCCTGGTATCTGCTG atcgcTCTGGAATAGAAAATGTCAATTCTGTGGAGGCACTTCAGGAAACACTAATCCGTGCATTAAGGACCTTAATCATGAAAAATCACCCAAATGAAGCCTCTATTTTCACAAAACTCCTTTTGAAATTACCTGACTTGCGTTCCTTAAACAACATGCACTCTGAAGAACTCTTGGCCTTTAAAGTTCACCCATAG